In the Betaproteobacteria bacterium genome, CGGGAGCTCGCTGGGAGAGCTGAGGCGCGTCGCAGGTCGCCTCGAAGGTGCGCGCATCGGCCCACGCTTCGAGATCGACGAGCGCGTACATGACACGCCGCCCGAACTTCCTGAAGCGAGGTCCTCCGCCGATCACGCGTTGCTTCTCGAGAGTGCGCGGCGAGAGCCGCAAGAACTCGGCCGCCTCGTCATTTGTTAGGTATC is a window encoding:
- a CDS encoding helix-turn-helix domain-containing protein, whose translation is MRHSFSRQPVAAALPQPAGGARPRYLTNDEAAEFLRLSPRTLEKQRVIGGGPRFRKFGRRVMYALVDLEAWADARTFEATCDAPQLSQRAPVPL